In one Dreissena polymorpha isolate Duluth1 chromosome 7, UMN_Dpol_1.0, whole genome shotgun sequence genomic region, the following are encoded:
- the LOC127837635 gene encoding zona pellucida sperm-binding protein 3 receptor-like isoform X2, whose product MRDGLWIRVVCNKDRQGDAVLNVSNHVCSAGNWTPALPVCQAYARCGAPPRVENATASERITPYITFPDQTVVHYKCNSGFDKRGTMSYAKCVDGEWTSADVICVDRTTITPEKKENEEITTKNNVRIPMTTVKTIPLCTEPDIPHGKLVKDVTSDYYDVICNVGYKARSLGRVRCVGGIWSMPIPQCDILRCPQLSANFTVYQSTHGLAVKINCGDDAYPTLGVERAWCIEGRWLPMEPICKMYCARPAFVHLKDVVTQLPVPELVMDGVKATQTCADGSTLINYCVDGRWLNGFLPCL is encoded by the exons ATGCGTGACGGCTTGTGGATCCGGGTGGTATGTAACAAGGACCGACAAGGAGATGCTGTTTTAAACGTCAGCAATCATGTATGCAGCGCCGGAAATTGGACTCCAGCACTTCCGGTTTGCCAAG CATATGCACGGTGTGGAGCGCCCCCTAGGGTTGAGAATGCAACAGCGTCCGAGAGAATCACGCCTTACATAACCTTTCCCGACCAGACTGTTGTACATTACAAATGTAACTCAGGCTTCGATAAGCGTGGAACCATGTCGTACGCCAAGTGCGTTGACGGAGAATGGACGTCAGCCGACGTCATTTGCGTTGATAGGACAACGATAACGCCGGAGAAAAAAGAGAATGAAGAAATAACTACTAAAAATA ATGTTCGCATCCCAATGACTACCGTCAAGACGATACCATTGTGTACAGAACCAGATATCCCTCACGGCAAGCTCGTGAAGGACGTCACTTCCGATTATTATGACGTCATATGTAACGTAGGCTACAAAGCAAGATCACTGGGACGTGTCAGGTGCGTGGGGGGGATTTGGAGCATGCCGATACCACAGTGTGACATAC TGCGCTGCCCACAGTTGAGTGCCAATTTCAC agtATATCAATCAACCCATGGGTTGGCGGTGAAGATAAATTGCGGCGACGACGCTTATCCCACACTCGGAGTTGAAAGGGCGTGGTGTATCGAGGGAAGATGGTTGCCGATGGAACCGATCTGCAAAA TGTATTGCGCCCGGCCGGCGTTTGTGCATCTCAAGGATGTAGTTACACAACTTCCGGTTCCGGAACTCGTAATGGACGGGGTCAAGGCCACACAGACTTGCGCGGACGGAAGTACCCTGATTAACTATTGCGTCGATGGAAGGTGGCTGAATGGTTTCCTACCATGTCTGTGA
- the LOC127837635 gene encoding complement factor H-related protein 5-like isoform X1 encodes MCATCQSFKLKAFNNMWVQMIISLACASEILAQECVIPSGSQFSRATYRPYHGRTSGKTFYNAGERMRDGLWIRVVCNKDRQGDAVLNVSNHVCSAGNWTPALPVCQAYARCGAPPRVENATASERITPYITFPDQTVVHYKCNSGFDKRGTMSYAKCVDGEWTSADVICVDRTTITPEKKENEEITTKNNVRIPMTTVKTIPLCTEPDIPHGKLVKDVTSDYYDVICNVGYKARSLGRVRCVGGIWSMPIPQCDILRCPQLSANFTVYQSTHGLAVKINCGDDAYPTLGVERAWCIEGRWLPMEPICKMYCARPAFVHLKDVVTQLPVPELVMDGVKATQTCADGSTLINYCVDGRWLNGFLPCL; translated from the exons ATGTGCGCAACTTGTCAGTCATTTAAACTCAAAGCTTTTAACAACATGTGGGTACAGATGATAATCTCTCTAGCCTGTGCTTCGGAGATTTTAGCACAAG AGTGTGTGATCCCATCGGGTTCGCAGTTCAGCAGGGCTACTTACCGGCCGTATCACGGGCGAACTTCCGGTAAGACCTTCTACAACGCCGGAGAGCGGATGCGTGACGGCTTGTGGATCCGGGTGGTATGTAACAAGGACCGACAAGGAGATGCTGTTTTAAACGTCAGCAATCATGTATGCAGCGCCGGAAATTGGACTCCAGCACTTCCGGTTTGCCAAG CATATGCACGGTGTGGAGCGCCCCCTAGGGTTGAGAATGCAACAGCGTCCGAGAGAATCACGCCTTACATAACCTTTCCCGACCAGACTGTTGTACATTACAAATGTAACTCAGGCTTCGATAAGCGTGGAACCATGTCGTACGCCAAGTGCGTTGACGGAGAATGGACGTCAGCCGACGTCATTTGCGTTGATAGGACAACGATAACGCCGGAGAAAAAAGAGAATGAAGAAATAACTACTAAAAATA ATGTTCGCATCCCAATGACTACCGTCAAGACGATACCATTGTGTACAGAACCAGATATCCCTCACGGCAAGCTCGTGAAGGACGTCACTTCCGATTATTATGACGTCATATGTAACGTAGGCTACAAAGCAAGATCACTGGGACGTGTCAGGTGCGTGGGGGGGATTTGGAGCATGCCGATACCACAGTGTGACATAC TGCGCTGCCCACAGTTGAGTGCCAATTTCAC agtATATCAATCAACCCATGGGTTGGCGGTGAAGATAAATTGCGGCGACGACGCTTATCCCACACTCGGAGTTGAAAGGGCGTGGTGTATCGAGGGAAGATGGTTGCCGATGGAACCGATCTGCAAAA TGTATTGCGCCCGGCCGGCGTTTGTGCATCTCAAGGATGTAGTTACACAACTTCCGGTTCCGGAACTCGTAATGGACGGGGTCAAGGCCACACAGACTTGCGCGGACGGAAGTACCCTGATTAACTATTGCGTCGATGGAAGGTGGCTGAATGGTTTCCTACCATGTCTGTGA